In one Corallococcus sp. EGB genomic region, the following are encoded:
- a CDS encoding GlsB/YeaQ/YmgE family stress response membrane protein, with translation MAIILFTIIGGLTGLASRLVLPGLRRMGLVSMLLVSIVGGVVGGMFAATFNATGPLFVPRPHNIVASVLGAIIAVGIVYVVERRQTEV, from the coding sequence ATGGCCATCATCCTGTTCACCATCATCGGCGGGCTCACGGGCCTGGCCTCGCGGCTCGTCCTGCCGGGACTGAGGCGGATGGGGCTCGTCTCCATGCTCCTCGTCAGCATCGTGGGCGGCGTCGTGGGAGGCATGTTCGCGGCCACCTTCAACGCGACCGGCCCCCTGTTCGTCCCCCGGCCCCACAACATCGTGGCCTCCGTGCTGGGCGCCATCATCGCCGTCGGCATCGTGTACGTCGTGGAGCGGCGGCAGACCGAAGTCTGA
- a CDS encoding DUF4082 domain-containing protein — translation MFRHASRWFTTFVLGLTWIQTGCAPAAPPTLQTPEAASVTQPLLAGDRSLLGTTALPAVEAADDSGAVELGVRFRSDAPGRIMGVRFFKGAGNTGTHTGSLWTASGALLATATFQNETASGWQEVRFASPVTISADTNYVVSYYAPAGHYAVTGNGFASALDAPPLHAEATNNGLYRYGTSGFPTSTYNASNYWVDVAFQPNDTTPPRAPTNVTATPNSPTAIDLTWYASVDGTGETQGNARWHLVYRGSQLIAELPGTTTRYRDTGLSPATAYTYTVRGRDAAGNVSVASSSVTATTLANAACNPCSLWDAVTGAPQFENADATPTEVGVKFRADVAGTVTKVRYYKGSTDNGPHVGHLWSATGTLLATTETTPAETGFGWRELSFPTPVSLAANTTYVVSYFATGGRYAITPNYFSTAGVDVPPLHAPSTVEAGGNGVRNLNGSAFPMEAWLNTNFWVDVTFVPATTGGPATVDLAVQQSFPDGAGANGDVLLYDITVTNQGTATATNVTLDVPVPTGLSYFFYSANAPAISGGFCSFVSDLQCGAPTLAPGASFTVQVQAIPFSTGTFTSQATVSSSQTDGVPGNNTHALAIPVGPSTNLVTFDAFPGQDETFNGPHGPIHFGLNRWYIASPWGGFDTKSISFNGGGLSQASLSIFGQRRILGLDAFTWDSGATLTLSCIDLPTLTFPLTAGQVTHVVPTWTAPCTVFTVTTSNGWDTNFDNLELSPRP, via the coding sequence GGAGGCCGCGGACGACAGCGGCGCGGTGGAGCTGGGCGTGCGCTTCCGCAGCGATGCGCCCGGGCGGATCATGGGCGTGCGCTTCTTCAAGGGCGCGGGCAACACGGGCACGCACACCGGCAGCCTGTGGACGGCGTCCGGCGCGCTGCTGGCCACCGCCACCTTCCAGAACGAGACGGCCTCCGGCTGGCAGGAGGTGCGCTTCGCCTCCCCGGTCACCATCTCCGCGGACACGAACTACGTCGTCTCGTACTACGCGCCCGCGGGGCACTACGCCGTGACGGGCAACGGCTTCGCGTCCGCGCTGGATGCGCCACCCCTGCACGCGGAGGCGACCAACAATGGCCTCTACCGCTACGGCACCAGCGGCTTCCCAACCAGCACGTACAACGCGAGCAACTACTGGGTGGACGTGGCCTTCCAGCCCAACGACACCACGCCCCCGCGCGCGCCCACCAACGTCACCGCCACGCCCAACTCGCCCACCGCCATCGACCTGACCTGGTACGCGTCCGTAGACGGCACCGGCGAGACGCAGGGCAACGCGCGCTGGCACCTGGTGTACCGGGGCAGCCAGCTCATCGCGGAGCTGCCCGGCACCACCACGCGCTACCGCGACACCGGCCTGTCTCCGGCCACCGCGTACACGTACACCGTGCGCGGCCGTGACGCCGCCGGCAACGTGAGCGTGGCGTCCTCGTCCGTCACCGCCACCACGCTGGCGAACGCCGCGTGCAATCCGTGCAGCCTGTGGGACGCCGTCACGGGCGCCCCGCAGTTCGAGAACGCGGACGCCACCCCGACGGAGGTGGGCGTGAAGTTCCGCGCCGACGTGGCGGGCACGGTGACGAAGGTCCGCTACTACAAGGGCAGTACCGACAACGGCCCGCACGTGGGCCACCTGTGGAGCGCCACCGGCACGCTGCTGGCCACCACGGAGACGACGCCCGCCGAGACGGGCTTCGGCTGGCGCGAGCTGTCCTTCCCCACGCCGGTGAGCCTGGCCGCGAACACGACCTATGTCGTGTCGTACTTCGCGACCGGCGGGCGCTACGCCATCACCCCGAACTACTTCAGCACCGCGGGCGTGGACGTTCCCCCGCTGCACGCGCCCTCCACCGTGGAGGCCGGCGGCAATGGCGTGCGCAACCTCAACGGCAGCGCCTTCCCCATGGAGGCGTGGCTCAACACCAACTTCTGGGTGGACGTGACCTTCGTCCCCGCGACGACCGGCGGTCCGGCGACGGTGGACCTGGCAGTGCAGCAGTCCTTCCCTGATGGCGCGGGCGCCAACGGCGACGTGCTCCTCTACGACATCACCGTGACGAACCAGGGCACGGCGACCGCCACCAACGTCACGCTCGACGTCCCGGTCCCCACGGGCCTGAGCTACTTCTTCTATTCAGCGAACGCCCCCGCCATCAGCGGCGGCTTCTGCTCGTTCGTCAGCGACCTGCAGTGTGGCGCGCCCACCCTGGCGCCGGGTGCGAGCTTCACCGTCCAGGTGCAGGCCATCCCCTTCAGCACGGGGACATTCACCAGCCAGGCCACGGTCTCCTCCTCGCAGACGGACGGCGTGCCGGGCAACAACACCCACGCGCTGGCCATCCCGGTGGGGCCGTCCACCAACCTCGTCACCTTCGACGCCTTCCCCGGTCAGGACGAGACCTTCAACGGTCCGCACGGCCCCATCCACTTCGGCCTCAACCGCTGGTACATCGCGTCGCCCTGGGGCGGCTTCGACACGAAGAGCATCTCGTTCAATGGCGGCGGCCTCTCCCAGGCCAGCCTGTCCATCTTCGGCCAGCGGCGCATCCTGGGCCTGGATGCCTTCACCTGGGACAGCGGCGCCACGCTCACCCTGAGCTGCATCGACCTGCCCACCCTCACCTTCCCCCTGACGGCGGGTCAGGTGACGCATGTCGTCCCCACCTGGACGGCGCCCTGCACGGTCTTCACCGTGACGACGTCCAACGGCTGGGACACGAACTTCGACAACCTGGAGCTGTCGCCGCGCCCCTGA
- a CDS encoding RNA polymerase sigma factor produces the protein MSKAQAAVHAVWRIESARLIAGLARMVRDVGQAEELAQDALVVALEKWPVTGVPENPGAWLMATAKRRAIDELRRHKLLARKHEELGHGLEEAEVPDLDAALDDDVGDDLLRLIFTSCHPVLSPEARVALTLRLLGGLTTDEIARAFLVPEPTVAQRIVRAKRTLAEKNIPFEVPRGEELSARLASVLEVLYLIFNEGYSATAGDDWMRPELCQEALRLGRILAELAPGEPEVHGLVALMEIQASRSRARVGPSGEPVLLLEQNRALWDPLLIRRGLAALERAEKAGAPGPYVMQASIAACHARARTPEETDWQRIAALYAVLARLTPSPVVELNRAVALSMAFGPAVGLELVDQLAGEPSLKHYHLLPSVRGDLLKKLGRLKEARAEFERAASLTRNAKEQALLRSRAAACGSERPS, from the coding sequence ATGTCCAAGGCGCAGGCCGCGGTGCACGCGGTGTGGAGAATCGAGTCGGCCCGGCTCATCGCCGGGCTTGCGCGCATGGTGCGCGACGTGGGGCAGGCGGAGGAGCTGGCGCAGGACGCGCTGGTCGTGGCGTTGGAGAAATGGCCGGTGACGGGCGTGCCGGAGAACCCGGGCGCGTGGCTCATGGCCACCGCGAAGCGCCGCGCCATCGATGAGCTGCGCCGTCACAAGCTGCTCGCGCGCAAGCACGAGGAGCTGGGGCACGGGCTGGAGGAGGCGGAGGTGCCAGACCTGGACGCGGCCCTGGACGACGACGTCGGCGACGACCTGTTGCGCCTCATCTTCACCTCCTGCCACCCGGTGCTGTCCCCGGAGGCGCGGGTGGCGCTCACGCTGCGGCTGCTGGGCGGCCTGACGACGGACGAGATCGCCCGCGCGTTCCTGGTGCCGGAGCCCACGGTGGCCCAGCGCATCGTCCGGGCCAAGCGCACGCTGGCGGAGAAGAACATCCCCTTCGAGGTCCCCCGGGGCGAGGAGCTGTCCGCGCGGCTCGCGTCCGTGCTGGAGGTCCTCTACCTCATCTTCAATGAAGGCTACTCCGCCACCGCGGGCGATGACTGGATGCGGCCGGAGCTCTGCCAGGAGGCGCTGCGCCTGGGCCGCATCCTCGCGGAGCTCGCGCCGGGCGAGCCGGAGGTGCATGGGTTGGTGGCGCTGATGGAGATCCAGGCGTCGCGGTCCCGGGCGCGGGTGGGACCGTCCGGAGAGCCCGTGCTGCTCCTGGAGCAGAACCGCGCGCTGTGGGACCCATTGCTCATCCGCCGGGGGCTCGCGGCGCTGGAGCGCGCTGAGAAGGCCGGTGCTCCGGGGCCTTATGTAATGCAGGCCTCCATCGCCGCCTGTCACGCGAGGGCGCGCACGCCGGAGGAGACGGACTGGCAGCGCATCGCGGCGCTCTACGCGGTGCTCGCGCGGCTGACGCCGTCGCCGGTGGTGGAGTTGAACCGGGCCGTCGCCCTGTCGATGGCGTTCGGTCCCGCGGTGGGCCTGGAACTCGTGGATCAGCTCGCGGGCGAGCCGTCGCTCAAGCACTACCACCTGCTGCCGAGCGTGCGCGGCGACCTGCTCAAGAAGCTGGGACGGTTGAAGGAAGCCAGGGCGGAGTTCGAGCGGGCCGCGTCCCTCACGCGCAACGCGAAGGAACAGGCGCTGCTGCGCTCGCGCGCCGCCGCATGCGGGAGCGAGCGGCCGTCGTAG
- the fusA gene encoding elongation factor G, with amino-acid sequence MPRTTRIERYRNIGIMAHIDAGKTTLTERVLFFTGRIHSTGEVHTGSTEMDWMEQEKKRGITITSAATTAFWQPRRGREAGVPHRINILDTPGHVDFTIEVERSLRVLDGAVAVFDASQGVEPQSETVWRQADRYGVPRIAFINKMDKVGADFARSVQSMVDRLGVRPVAVQWPVGDGADFQGLVDLVRMRMVRFQGDDGRFDDDAPVPPELAEAVMPYRMRLIEVCADVDATVLEKFVDGRVEDITAEDLERALRSGTLARTLVPVLCGSAFKKKGVQMLLDAVVSYLPSPADLPAVEGCVPGTGEHVRRPASDSGPPTALAFKLMSDKAVGSIVFLRVYSGTLHAGTVLLNPVTGRKERVGRLMFMHANRREEVAEVHAGDLCAALGLKGVRTGDTLCDPEAPVVLEALNVMEPVVQLAVEARSPAELPKLEEGLQRLAAEDPSLRLGVDAESGQVLLSGMGELHLEVVVDRLRTEFGVEARVGQPKVAYRDTLRGAVRQEYRHVRQSGGPGQYARVVLDVGPAPRGAGLVFVDATKGGSIPRELVPAIEKGVAGAMARGVREGVPLVDVEVRLVDGDTHVKDSTPQAFMVAGSLALQEAARRVGVQGLEPVMEVEVVTPEDFLGDVLGDLASRRGRVLGMEAKGPARCVSARVPMARLFGYVTALRGRTQGRAQASMRLGTYEPVPETASASMAEARA; translated from the coding sequence ATGCCTCGCACCACGCGCATCGAGCGGTATCGCAACATCGGCATCATGGCCCACATCGACGCGGGCAAGACGACGCTCACCGAGCGCGTCCTCTTCTTCACCGGCCGCATCCACTCCACGGGAGAGGTGCACACGGGCTCCACGGAGATGGACTGGATGGAGCAGGAGAAGAAGCGCGGCATCACCATCACCTCCGCGGCGACGACGGCCTTCTGGCAGCCCCGGCGCGGGCGGGAGGCGGGCGTGCCCCACCGCATCAACATCCTGGACACGCCGGGCCACGTGGACTTCACCATCGAGGTGGAGCGCTCGCTGCGCGTGCTGGACGGCGCGGTGGCGGTGTTCGACGCCAGCCAGGGCGTGGAGCCGCAGTCGGAGACGGTGTGGCGTCAGGCGGACCGCTACGGCGTGCCGCGCATCGCGTTCATCAACAAGATGGACAAGGTGGGCGCGGACTTCGCCCGGAGCGTGCAGTCCATGGTGGACCGGCTGGGCGTGCGCCCGGTGGCCGTGCAGTGGCCCGTGGGCGACGGCGCGGACTTCCAGGGGCTCGTGGACCTGGTGCGCATGCGGATGGTGCGCTTCCAGGGCGACGACGGCCGCTTCGACGACGACGCGCCCGTGCCGCCGGAGCTGGCGGAGGCGGTGATGCCGTACCGCATGCGCCTCATCGAGGTCTGCGCGGACGTGGACGCGACGGTGTTGGAGAAGTTCGTGGACGGGCGGGTGGAGGACATCACCGCGGAGGACCTGGAGCGCGCGCTGCGCTCGGGCACCCTCGCGCGGACGCTGGTGCCGGTGCTGTGCGGGTCGGCCTTCAAGAAGAAGGGAGTGCAGATGCTCTTGGATGCGGTGGTCAGCTACCTGCCGTCGCCCGCGGACCTGCCCGCCGTGGAGGGCTGTGTGCCGGGCACCGGCGAGCACGTCCGCCGTCCCGCGTCGGACTCGGGGCCGCCCACGGCGCTGGCGTTCAAGCTGATGAGCGACAAGGCCGTGGGGAGCATCGTGTTCCTGCGGGTGTACTCCGGCACGCTGCATGCGGGCACCGTCCTCCTCAACCCCGTCACCGGACGGAAGGAGCGGGTGGGGCGCCTGATGTTCATGCACGCCAACCGCCGCGAGGAGGTGGCGGAGGTGCACGCGGGCGACCTGTGCGCGGCGCTGGGGCTCAAGGGCGTGCGCACGGGCGACACGCTGTGCGACCCGGAGGCCCCGGTGGTGCTGGAGGCGTTGAACGTGATGGAGCCCGTGGTGCAGCTCGCCGTGGAGGCGCGCTCGCCCGCGGAGCTGCCGAAGCTGGAGGAGGGCCTGCAACGGCTGGCGGCGGAGGACCCGTCGCTGCGCCTGGGCGTGGACGCGGAGAGCGGCCAGGTGCTGCTGTCCGGCATGGGTGAGCTGCACCTGGAGGTGGTCGTGGACCGGTTGAGGACGGAGTTCGGCGTGGAGGCGCGCGTGGGACAGCCGAAGGTGGCGTACCGCGACACGCTCCGGGGCGCGGTGCGCCAGGAGTACCGCCACGTCCGCCAGTCCGGCGGGCCCGGGCAGTACGCGCGGGTGGTGCTGGACGTGGGGCCGGCGCCGCGAGGGGCGGGGCTCGTCTTCGTGGACGCCACGAAGGGCGGCTCCATCCCCCGCGAACTGGTGCCCGCGATTGAAAAGGGCGTGGCCGGGGCCATGGCGCGGGGCGTGCGCGAGGGCGTGCCGCTGGTGGACGTGGAGGTGCGGCTGGTGGATGGGGACACGCACGTGAAGGACTCGACGCCGCAGGCCTTCATGGTGGCGGGCTCCCTGGCGCTCCAGGAGGCCGCGCGCCGTGTGGGCGTGCAAGGGCTGGAGCCGGTGATGGAGGTGGAGGTGGTGACGCCGGAGGATTTCCTGGGCGACGTGCTGGGCGACCTCGCGTCGCGGCGGGGCCGGGTGCTGGGGATGGAGGCGAAGGGCCCGGCGCGGTGCGTGTCCGCGCGGGTGCCCATGGCGCGCCTGTTCGGCTACGTGACGGCGCTGCGCGGCCGCACGCAGGGACGCGCCCAGGCCAGCATGCGCCTGGGGACGTACGAGCCGGTGCCGGAGACGGCCAGCGCCTCCATGGCCGAGGCGCGGGCGTGA